In Saccharomycodes ludwigii strain NBRC 1722 chromosome III, whole genome shotgun sequence, one DNA window encodes the following:
- a CDS encoding uncharacterized protein (similar to Saccharomyces cerevisiae YFR036W | CDC26 | Cell Division Cycle), which yields MIRLQSTTLQLAQKDVLDLFQELEERSLQQKKLNNNYFSDTITHNNINIDNVQTNNSNDRVKLNSAADTSSLLSFTSPSANRFLYFNTTKNNSTHNSAKD from the coding sequence ATGATTAGACTACAATCCACAACCTTACAACTAGCCCAAAAGGATGTTCTAGATCTATTTCAAGAACTAGAAGAACGTTCATTAcaacagaaaaaattaaataataactatTTCTCAGATACTATCACccacaataatattaacattGATAATGTACAaaccaataatagtaatgatCGTGTAAAACTAAATAGTGCTGCTGACACTTCTTCACTTTTATCCTTTACTTCTCCATCCGCCAATagatttctttattttaacaCCACAAAGAATAATAGCACTCATAACAGCGCAAAagattaa
- the EMC5 gene encoding Emc5p (similar to Saccharomyces cerevisiae YIL027C | EMC5 | ER Membrane protein Complex) produces MSFLSKTLVIISILQLIHSGYSTYEFNQVIKQLNLKKTLTISTSASNYNTFASSLPMDIQYEALFALFLFTIGIFFSFETVSYIPLSSKKVVQTAEYLQPIDMNRASILDNLQEIDPYGGINNTPMLTDLLQKRREYREWAKKNGLGDDISDDKDQVVKIVNGTSDSKQFDKALDVATKAVTERDNIKNNSTKTKRGNKK; encoded by the coding sequence ATGAGCTTCTTATCAAAAACTTTAGTTATCATTTCAATACTTCAATTGATCCATTCAGGATATTCCACATATGAATTTAACCAAGTAATCAAACAATTAAATCTAAAGAAAACATTGACTATTAGCACTTCCGCTTCCAATTATAATACTTTTGCTTCTAGCTTACCAATGGATATTCAATATGAAGCCTTATttgcattatttttatttactattggtatttttttttcatttgaaACCGTGAGTTATATTCCATTATCCTCCAAGAAAGTTGTTCAGACCGCAGAATATTTGCAACCGATTGATATGAATAGAGCCAGTATATTAGATAACTTACAAGAAATTGATCCATATGGTGGAATTAACAACACACCCATGTTAACTGATTTATTGCAAAAAAGAAGGGAATACAGAGAATGggccaaaaaaaatggactTGGTGATGATATTAGCGATGATAAAGATCAGGTTGTTAAAATTGTAAATGGCACCAGTGATTCTAAGCAGTTTGATAAGGCATTGGATGTTGCCACCAAAGCAGTTACTGAAAGagataatataaaaaataatagcacCAAGACTAAAAGAGGTAATAAGAAgtaa
- the SSM4 gene encoding E3 ubiquitin-protein ligase SSM4 (similar to Saccharomyces cerevisiae YIL030C | SSM4 | Suppressor of mrna Stability Mutant) encodes MSSEQSSVSPSATSHSASPSINHPGPERESEQHTCRICRGEATPENPLFHPCKCKGSIKYIHEPCLMEWISFKTSRNINDPTDHSEVKCDICHYPIKFKTLYDTNTPEHIPLNVIVKNFLLAIFSKIKFVITFIWPLLLFLIYGTVWYFVGNLINFTFDNKLPFEGQILKSFVCGSNVHKYVDKNYCSKNNTTDTIHINEIFSILNNRIVTSYSLVIFIVIIHIALYFQYDLVVREKIFKKMLAFKMGPEFNRLDFFKKLLKHNHPNLDDRVADYLAKMAVVRGDSNRQIDHHINNGQNLDDFRVVLPPDIERLADAFVPNVPVNLPTEGVNETNDVQLEDAPQNPGQVGAEENEPFNDLLVNGDHNYDVGAAAEFQDDDDDDDDDDDDDDDDDDDDDDDDDDDDDDDADDDIDEVGVIVNEVNERRRVFVEQADAGDNIFQNGNNRRGNLRDDPAAAAAAAENRFNDPNILNENQDNINPQILQVVLSLNMDFVSFFKYMIIGTVLIFFYRLISYALPTASGYLLIKLYTGVLFGISKIIMGLINVSKIKSLFTNYVLRYDHYVTPFISKKITFVSQLISRYYYQGYLANEMGYSLPLRLLPVFVTYATVILSICLTCEYMGKGHGRKNPIKGATARSIYKILFSITYTAKVFFIFVTELAGFPLVAGMMIDWSLITPLLLPQSESFFILNHFSMIFGLLPSVILYWGVGTLYMYWFSKYIGMIRNYIIRPGVLFFIRSPDDPNIRILHDSLIHPLKIQLSRLVLSMQIYAVFILAGFGIHTRLLFPYFLSPAKLIPFTPEPNVENAYSLSVYLFLTGAGLYLTKDILNSYSSTISVYARYYWDYCFTVSCSKLRLSSFITNKDFVQERGYVLYRNWFYAIFMSDKAKLSNPVLYTEPQRKKVALQLFKENKHVHAYFIPDGLLIRVPENDIVSRNFIQTLFVPVTKDDKLLKPLDMERIKEVNKRNKGDYEILDTQTTEYDSYTIVYSPPHFRIRYSLLIVMVWVCSSVLFISLALLSHYASKPITMPFVFLYDYTNSKEFNIRSYFQPPLSIPHICIGSIIFAHSLARYDKYKEEQRQMQERIVQQEQQQEQQGQQGQQEINDGANIVARRIIGLQEALRAQVRRLLNNNIIAMMVKSYMLISITWLWFARISLVDHVFYDFYKIYFNLAYKPQDEVLTERLLRSLYPLLINEGSIEPTKWAYIPSFFFALVLIYRHGDVQVIFKKSFLPLLLDTFKIMATMWTVNSILYILNYLTHKESYLAHNISFTFFNIIVRQGFAVPSSDIVLKTNNFTVFEYLFFYYRFILVFVYFGYKFFRYMKQVSGAINDVVKDRVYGRGRTLENLNEE; translated from the coding sequence aTGTCTTCTGAACAATCTTCAGTGTCTCCCTCGGCAACATCTCATTCTGCTTCTCCTTCTATTAATCATCCAGGACCAGAAAGGGAATCTGAACAGCATACTTGCCGTATATGTAGAGGGGAAGCCACTCCAGAAAATCCATTGTTTCATCCATGTAAATGTAAAGGCtctattaaatatattcacGAACCATGTTTAATGGAATggatttcttttaaaacttcACGTAATATCAATGACCCAACTGATCATTCTGAGGTCAAGTGCGACATTTGCCACTatccaataaaatttaaaactttgtATGATACAAATACTCCAGAGCATATCCCACTGAATGTCATCgtcaaaaattttttactcGCCatcttttccaaaattaaattcGTCATCACTTTTATTTGGccacttttattatttcttatttatGGAACTGTATGGTATTTTGTCGGAAATTTAATTAACTTTACCTTTGATAATAAGTTACCCTTTGAAGGCCAAATTTTAAAGAGCTTTGTTTGTGGCTCAAACGTACACAAATATGtagataaaaattattgctcaaaaaataacaccACCGATACCATTCACATTAATGAAATATTTTCGATTCTAAATAACAGAATAGTTACTAGCTATTCGCTGGTCatctttattgttattattcacATAGCTCTGTATTTCCAGTATGACTTAGTGGTTAGAGaaaagatttttaaaaaaatgttagcGTTTAAAATGGGTCCCGAATTTAATAGActagatttttttaaaaaattattaaagcaTAACCACCCCAACTTGGATGACAGAGTTGCTGACTATCTAGCTAAAATGGCAGTGGTTAGAGGTGATTCTAATCGCCAAATTGACCATCATATTAATAACGGCCAAAATCTTGACGATTTCCGCGTTGTTTTGCCTCCCGATATTGAAAGATTAGCAGATGCTTTTGTACCCAATGTTCCAGTAAATTTACCTACAGAAGGGGTAAACGAAACTAATGACGTCCAGTTAGAAGATGCTCCCCAAAACCCTGGCCAAGTGGGAGCCGAAGAAAATGAACCATTCAATGATTTATTAGTTAATGGCGATCATAACTATGATGTAGGCGCTGCTGCAGAGTTccaagatgatgatgatgacgatgatgatgatgatgatgatgatgatgatgatgatgatgatgatgatgatgatgatgatgatgacgatgatgatgatgccGATGATGATATTGATGAGGTTGGTGTCATTGTTAATGAAGTTAATGAAAGGAGAAGAGTATTTGTGGAACAAGCAGATGCTGGTGACaacatttttcaaaatggTAACAATAGGCGTGGTAATTTACGTGATGACCcagctgctgctgctgccgCCGCTGAAAATAGATTCAACGACCCAAATATACTTAATGAAAATCAAGATAACATAAACCCTCAGATATTACAGGttgttttatctttaaacATGGATTTTGttagtttttttaagtACATGATTATTGGTActgttttgatttttttttatagattAATCTCATATGCTTTGCCAACAGCCTCTGGTTATTTATTGATTAAGCTATACACTGGTGTACTTTTCGGtatttccaaaataatTATGGGACTCATTAACGTATCAAAGATAAAATCTCTTTTCACCAACTATGTGTTAAGATATGACCATTATGTGACCCCCTTTATTTCCAAGAAAATCACTTTTGTCTCCCAGCTCATTTCCAGATACTATTACCAGGGTTACTTGGCTAATGAGATGGGATATTCCTTGCCCTTACGTTTATTACCAGTCTTTGTTACATACGCAACTGTTATTTTATCCATTTGTTTAACTTGTGAATATATGGGTAAAGGCCATGGTAGGAAAAACCCAATTAAAGGTGCTACTGCAAGATCAATTTataagattttattttccatcACTTATACAGCCAAAgtgttttttatatttgttaccGAACTAGCTGGTTTCCCATTAGTTGCAGGTATGATGATTGATTGGTCCCTGATAACACCTTTATTATTGCCCCAAAGCgaatcattttttattttaaatcatttttcCATGATTTTTGGTCTTCTACCATCGGTAATTTTATATTGGGGTGTTGGTACTTTGTATATGTACTGGTTCTCGAAGTATATCGGCATGATTAGAAATTACATTATTAGGCCTGGTGTGTTATTCTTTATCAGATCACCTGATGACCCAAACATCAGAATTTTGCACGACAGTTTGATTCACCCATTGAAAATCCAACTATCTAGATTAGTCTTGAGTATGCAAATTTATGCAGTCTTTATTTTGGCAGGTTTTGGTATCCATACCAGATTGCTATttccatattttttgtCGCCGGCCAAATTAATTCCTTTCACTCCAGAACCAAACGTGGAAAATGCATATTCCTTATCCGTCTACCTATTTTTAACCGGTGCCGGTTTGTATTTGACTAAAGACATTTTGAATTCTTATTCTTCTACTATTAGTGTTTACGCTAGGTATTATTGGGATTATTGTTTTACTGTCTCTTGCTCAAAATTGCGTTTGTCGTCCTTCATCACCAACAAGGACTTTGTTCAAGAAAGAGGATATGTTCTATACAGAAATTGGTTTTATGCAATTTTTATGAGTGACAAAGCCAAATTGTCCAACCCTGTTTTGTACACTGAACCTCAGAGGAAAAAAGTCGCCTTGCAActatttaaagaaaataaacatgTCCATGCTTATTTTATTCCTGACGGATTATTGATTCGTGTTCCAGAAAACGATATTGTTTCaagaaattttattcaaacTTTATTTGTTCCCGTTACCAAGGATGATAAATTACTAAAACCTCTAGATATGGAAAGAATTAAGGaagtaaataaaaggaaTAAGGGTGATTATGAAATTTTGGATACTCAGACCACTGAATATGATTCATATACTATTGTCTATTCTCCTCCTCATTTCCGTATACGTTATTCCTTACTTATTGTCATGGTTTGGGTTTGTTCTAGCGTCCTGTTTATCTCTTTAGCTCTCCTTTCACATTATGCAAGTAAACCTATTACCATGCcttttgtctttttataTGACTATACTAATTCCAAAGAATTCAATATTAGAAGCTATTTCCAACCACCCTTGTCTATCCCTCACATTTGTATAGGGTCAATTATATTTGCCCACTCTTTGGCCAGGTACGATAAATATAAGGAGGAGCAAAGACAAATGCAAGAGAGAATTGTGCAACAAGAGCAACAGCAGGAACAACAAGGGCAACAAGGACAACAAGAAATCAATGATGGCGCAAACATCGTTGCCAGAAGAATTATAGGCTTACAAGAAGCCCTACGTGCTCAGGTTAGAAGACTTTTGAACAACAATATCATAGCTATGATGGTGAAATCATATATGCTTATTTCTATAACATGGTTATGGTTTGCTAGAATATCTTTGGTGGACCACGTTTTTTATGATTTCtacaaaatttatttcaatCTAGCGTACAAACCACAAGACGAAGTTTTAACCGAAAGGCTATTAAGATCACTTTATCCACTGCTAATAAATGAAGGTTCTATTGAACCTACGAAATGGGCTTATATTCcaagtttcttttttgcgTTGGTGTTGATTTATCGCCATGGTGATGTTCAAgttatctttaaaaaatcttttttaccGCTATTATTAGAcacatttaaaattatggCAACAATGTGGACTGTAAACAGTATactatatattttgaacTATCTGACGCATAAGGAAAGTTATTTAGCACACAATATatcttttactttttttaatataattgtGCGTCAAGGATTTGCTGTTCCTTCGAGTGATATAGTActgaaaacaaataatttcaCTGTTTTTgagtatttatttttctattaccgttttattttggtctttgtttattttggctataaatttttcagaTACATGAAGCAGGTTTCTGGTGCAATAAATGATGTTGTTAAAGATAGAGTTTATGGTAGAGGTAGGactttggaaaatttgaaCGAAGAATGA
- the IRR1 gene encoding cohesin subunit IRR1 (similar to Saccharomyces cerevisiae YIL026C | IRR1 | IRRegular cell behavior), translating to MSLRRSTRLRSSTLENSSFDNVPESLIQHDEKTTQINIKANNDYDGILSSSEDETSQEDNDDDDYIPTTRPTKSKTNNSSRKRKATTQKAKTSNKSAKTTEATHATNRISLAERAKDETQYLYLLNNFEPTKIFSALANNDDISIEEVAIEWLELYTTSPTKAKQVFVNFILNCCGCLIQVEEHDVVNNDSANETVGEVQMMFQNQKIHEFYLLNAKNHSRSLSVKKYKNLYNNFIKFVENVISIGYEKNFLCSLNDDGTKMGKGRMILDLMIWLSSLSVSKLRCLRYTSSLALYVIEDTLTNLITEIDRTSLQNLRKLIEREERKKTPNTNTIAKWRENLDEDEEQKAVLERIVDEIFKICFLHRFKDVDEEVRLNSLLHLSNWLINWPEHFLQVTYLKYFGWVLTDSSNQVRCQVLSSLLEIAKFSKKRGSIFTENTAFRQFFERFENKIIEIAIHDVDYDAKTIAVKVLAEIKTFGYLEENANLEISSLLFNNQDVDILLNNKEGRFLNSVARFFAESERTELQELFNVWDIKSKKQNGSGKKTAGNNITTTAGTSNTTPDLTDILNVGYFMNFFFKSLNYYISDSGGDSSSKMKADKVKMIFQGSQFLGTSFEDLILPLFKILSYSGDLSEVIEDFTNNVQGEDDTKDGSINSQDIREKLLLPTKSDDIASYLIVLSGLCVGAVQVNNNKSDKKVSKIISENLFGVLNTVELGYSNVIPSIVDLIGLVNFELWDEVELDEMTRKFEKLLAESITFSIGDDNYKAFTKLLGYYRKEIASPKYNSEWKHVLDNIKLDCSDFINTQFSEEDEENFNAKLIYLYGNYISKILLMAKIYPLDLEMSFSENFFEKITSKTLSLGLDNFDFQVIDFKIFSLYCSWSLQLWLQRLESLKEENDDIIASFPYETFDHIKFITEQLGIYLISVCDLEGAKGLNRNILMWNLSCCLCDILISYRMFILQCPVPSWIEQLNENYNINDLTINDEIIKIFMFSFQFLETRAANYLGVTILESVDTEQFKTEKPVGADMDEALGDTFFNDLCVFVIKLKSLIRLQVFEANGSNWVTEIENRLKLNGKMFGELYSSLVDNKLDQLQPKKVNGKTEVKGSFMVRSSEEEGNKDDIVDTENGQQENEEEVIMEEEEVILEEEKEEDEQKKEEGTNKFKKHKQEMMEQDPIVDNYSQEL from the coding sequence atgtcTTTACGCCGTTCAACTAGACTAAGAAGTTCAACTTTAGAAAATAGCTCATTTGATAATGTGCCGGAATCACTTATTCAACATGATGAAAAAACTactcaaataaatataaaggCAAATAATGATTATGATGGTATTTTGTCATCTTCAGAAGACGAAACTTCACAAGAAGATaatgatgacgatgacTATATACCCACTACAAGACCTACCAAGTCAAAAACCAATAACAGTAGTAGGAAGAGAAAAGCTACCACGCAAAAAGCCAAGACTTCAAATAAATCTGCAAAAACGACAGAAGCAACACATGCAACCAACAGAATATCGCTAGCGGAAAGGGCTAAAGATGAAACgcaatatttatatttgttgaaCAATTTTGaaccaacaaaaatattctcAGCCTTGGCTAATAATGACGATATTTCCATTGAAGAAGTTGCCATTGAATGGTTAGAGTTATATACCACTTCTCCAACCAAAGCCAAACAagtttttgttaattttattttaaactGTTGTGGGTGTTTGATCCAAGTGGAGGAACATGATGTTGTTAACAATGATAGCGCTAATGAAACTGTTGGCGAAGTTCAAATGATGTTTCagaatcaaaaaatacatGAATTTTACCTATTAAACGCTAAAAATCATTCAAGAAGTCTTtctgttaaaaaatataaaaacttgtacaacaattttatcaaatttgTTGAAAACGTTATAAGCATTGGGtacgaaaaaaattttttgtgCAGTTTGAATGATGATGGCACCAAAATGGGGAAAGGTCGCATGATTTTAGATCTAATGATATGGCTATCCTCTTTAAGTGTATCTAAGCTAAGATGTTTAAGATATACATCATCTTTAGCTCTCTACGTTATCGAGGATACTTTAACTAACTTAATCACTGAAATTGATAGGACTTCACTACAAAACTTGAGAAAGTTGATTGAAAGggaagaaaggaaaaaaacaCCAAATACGAACACCATTGCTAAATGGAGGGAAAATTTAGATGAAGATGAGGAGCAGAAAGCTGTTCTTGAACGAATTGTAGAcgaaatttttaaaatttgttttctcCATAGATTTAAAGATGTTGATGAAGAGGTGAGGCTGAATTCTTTACTACACCTTTCTAATTGGTTAATTAATTGGCCTGAGCATTTTCTTCAGGTTacttatttaaaatattttggttgGGTTTTAACCGACTCTTCTAATCAAGTACGCTGTCAAGTTTTAAGCTCATTATTGGAAATAGCCaagttttccaaaaaaagaggTTCTATTTTCACTGAAAACACAGCCTTTCGGCAATTTTTTGAGAGATtcgaaaataaaattattgaaatagCTATACATGATGTAGATTATGATGCGAAAACCATTGCTGTCAAAGTGTTAGCTGAAATTAAGACTTTTGGTTACTTGGAAGAAAATGCTAATCTTGAAATTTCCTCcttgttatttaataacCAGGATGTGGATATTTTGTTGAACAATAAAGAAGGCAGGTTTTTAAATTCTGTAGCTAGATTTTTCGCCGAGTCAGAGAGGACCGAATTGCAAGAGCTTTTCAACGTATGGGACATAAAATCTAAGAAACAAAATGGGAGTGGAAAGAAAACAGCGGGAAATAATATTACCACTACTGCTGGAACTTCCAATACCACACCTGACTTGACAGATATTTTAAACGTTGGTTATtttatgaatttttttttcaaatctttaAACTACTATATATCTGACAGTGGTGGCGATAGTAGTTCAAAGATGAAAGCTGATAAAGTGAAAATGATTTTTCAAGGCTCCCAGTTTTTAGGTACTTCTTTTGAAGATTTGATTTTACccctttttaaaattttatcataTTCAGGGGATTTGTCAGAAGTTATTGAAGACTTCACCAACAATGTTCAAGGTGAAGATGACACCAAAGACGGGAGCATTAATAGCCAAGACATAAGGGAGAAACTTTTACTGCCCACTAAATCAGATGACATTGCCAGCTACCTTATTGTATTGTCTGGGCTATGTGTTGGTGCTGTAcaagttaataataacaagtCTGACAAAAAAGTTTCTAAAATCATTAGTGAGAATTTATTTGGCGTACTGAATACAGTTGAGTTAGGTTATTCGAATGTTATTCCCAGCATAGTGGATTTGATTGGCCTGGTTAATTTTGAACTGTGGGATGAAGTGGAGCTGGATGAAATGACTAGAAAGTTTGAAAAACTTTTAGCTGAAAGTATTACTTTTTCTATAGGagatgataattataaagCATTTACCAAGTTATTGGGCTATTACCGTAAAGAGATTGCCTCGCCAAAGTATAATTCTGAATGGAAACATGTTTTGgataatattaaacttGATTGTTCAGATTTCATAAATACACAGTTTTCTGAGGAAGATGAAGAGAATTTTAACGctaaattaatatatttatatggGAACTATATTTCTAAAATACTACTGATGGCCAAAATTTACCCACTAGACTTGGAAATGAGTTTTAGTgagaatttttttgaaaagataACAAGCAAAACATTGAGTTTGGGATTGGAcaattttgattttcaagttatagattttaaaattttttcattgtaTTGCTCTTGGTCGCTACAATTATGGTTACAACGATTAGAATCGTTAAAAGAGGAGAATGATGATATTATAGCTTCATTTCCCTATGAAACCTTTGAtcatattaaatttattacaGAACAATTgggtatatatttaatttcagTTTGCGATTTAGAAGGCGCAAAAGGtttaaatagaaatattttgatGTGGAACTTGTCCTGTTGTTTGTGTGATATATTGATTTCTTATagaatgtttattttacaatGTCCAGTACCTTCTTGGATTGAGCAGCTAAATGAGaattataatatcaatGACCTGACTATAAATGATGAAATAATTAAgatttttatgttttcttttcaatttttggAGACACGTGCTGCTAATTATTTGGGTGTTACTATTTTGGAAAGTGTTGATACTGAACAATTTAAAACTGAGAAGCCTGTAGGAGCAGATATGGATGAAGCTTTAGGAGACacttttttcaatgatTTGTGCGTATTCgttataaaattgaaaagtttaATACGTCTTCAAGTGTTTGAAGCTAATGGTAGCAATTGGGTGACTGAGATTGAAAATAGACTGAAATTGAATGGGAAAATGTTTGGTGAGCTTTATAGTAGTCTGGTAGATAACAAACTAGATCAACTTCAACCAAAAAAAGTCAATGGTAAAACAGAAGTAAAAGGTTCCTTTATGGTGAGGAGCAGTGAAGAAGAAGGTAATAAAGACGATATTGTTGACACTGAAAACGGCCAACaggaaaatgaagaagaggTGATAAtggaagaggaagaagtaATATTGGAAGAGGAAAAGGAGGAGgatgaacaaaaaaaagaagagggGACTaacaaattcaaaaaacataaacaaGAAATGATGGAACAAGATCCAATTGTTGATAATTATAGTCAAGAGTTATAg